A single region of the Vicia villosa cultivar HV-30 ecotype Madison, WI linkage group LG4, Vvil1.0, whole genome shotgun sequence genome encodes:
- the LOC131596499 gene encoding uncharacterized protein At4g06744 isoform X1, protein MMNSIFAKLLFSTLCMLFVLKAQSLIFADQRLAIVYPVIQNFKSLITSDPLGVTKSWTGSDICNYKGFYCDNPPDNTSAIALASIDFNGFHLSASTLDGFIDKLPDIALFHANSNNFIGTITSKITKLPYLYELDLSNNQFSGPFPMAVLGMNSLTFLDIRFNFFSGGVPQQIFTQNLEILFINDNLLTQKLPENLASSSIFLLTLANNKFVGPIPRDLPKALSGLTEVVLLNNELTGCLPHEIGYFQEAVVFDVGNNQLTGPLPFSLSCLEKVEVVNLAGNMFYGIVPEIVCAGLMNLVNFSLSDNYFTHVGPFCRMLIQRGVLDVGRNCIHDLPFQRSVIECAEFFAKPKICPFMWFHSFFPCKFPFQKSQVSSIP, encoded by the coding sequence atGATGAATAGCATCTTTGCAAAACTATTATTCTCAACTTTGTGCATGCTCTTTGTCCTCAAAGCACAATCTTTAATATTTGCAGACCAAAGACTAGCCATAGTCTATCCAGTGATCCAAAACTTCAAGTCCTTGATCACTTCAGATCCATTAGGTGTTACAAAATCATGGACAGGTTCTGATATATGCAACTACAAAGGCTTCTACTGTGATAATCCACCAGATAACACCTCAGCTATTGCTTTAGCTTCTATTGATTTCAATGGCTTTCATCTTAGTGCTTCAACGCTCGATGGCTTTATCGATAAACTTCCTGATATCGCTCTTTTTCATGCAAATTCTAATAATTTCATTGGCACAATCACTTCTAAGATCACCAAACTTCCTTATCTTTATGAGCTTGATTTAAGCAATAACCAATTTTCAGGTCCTTTTCCAATGGCTGTTCTTGGTATGAACAGTTTAACTTTCTTGGATATAAGGTTCAATTTCTTCTCTGGTGGAGTTCCACAGCAGATCTTCACACAAAACCTTGAGATTCTTTTCATCAATGACAATCTTCTCACTCAAAAGTTACCTGAAAATTTAGCTTCAAGTTCAATATTCTTGCTCACTTTGGCTAACAATAAATTCGTCGGGCCGATACCGAGGGATCTTCCGAAGGCTTTGTCGGGTTTAACCGAAGTTGTTTTACTAAACAATGAATTAACAGGCTGTTTGCCTCATGAGATAGGTTATTTTCAAGAGGCTGTAGTTTTTGATGTTGGAAATAATCAACTTACTGGTCCTTTACCATTTTCTCTAAGCTGTCTTGAGAAAGTTGAGGTTGTTAATTTGGCTGGTAACATGTTTTATGGAATTGTTCCTGAGATTGTGTGTGCAGGTTTGATGAACTTGGTGAATTTTTCATTGTCTGATAACTATTTTACTCATGTGGGACCTTTTTGTAGGATGTTGATTCAAAGAGGTGTTCTTGATGTTGGGAGGAATTGTATTCATGATCTTCCTTTTCAAAGATCAGTGATTGAGTGTGCTGAGTTCTTTGCAAAACCAAAGATTTGTCCTTTTATGTGGTTTCATAGTTTCTTTCCTTGTAAGTTTCCATTTCAAAAATCTCAAGTTTCTTCTATTCCTTAG
- the LOC131596499 gene encoding uncharacterized protein At4g06744 isoform X2, whose product MMNSIFAKLLFSTLCMLFVLKAQSLIFADQRLAIVYPVIQNFKSLITSDPLGVTKSWTGSDICNYKGFYCDNPPDNTSAIALASIDFNGFHLSASTLDGFIDKLPDIALFHANSNNFIGTITSKITKLPYLYELDLSNNQFSGPFPMAVLGMNSLTFLDIRFNFFSGGVPQQIFTQNLEILFINDNLLTQKLPENLASSSIFLLTLANNKFVGPIPRDLPKALSGLTEVVLLNNELTGCLPHEIGYFQEAVVFDVGNNQLTGPLPFSLSCLEKVEVVNLAGNMFYGIVPEIVCAGC is encoded by the exons atGATGAATAGCATCTTTGCAAAACTATTATTCTCAACTTTGTGCATGCTCTTTGTCCTCAAAGCACAATCTTTAATATTTGCAGACCAAAGACTAGCCATAGTCTATCCAGTGATCCAAAACTTCAAGTCCTTGATCACTTCAGATCCATTAGGTGTTACAAAATCATGGACAGGTTCTGATATATGCAACTACAAAGGCTTCTACTGTGATAATCCACCAGATAACACCTCAGCTATTGCTTTAGCTTCTATTGATTTCAATGGCTTTCATCTTAGTGCTTCAACGCTCGATGGCTTTATCGATAAACTTCCTGATATCGCTCTTTTTCATGCAAATTCTAATAATTTCATTGGCACAATCACTTCTAAGATCACCAAACTTCCTTATCTTTATGAGCTTGATTTAAGCAATAACCAATTTTCAGGTCCTTTTCCAATGGCTGTTCTTGGTATGAACAGTTTAACTTTCTTGGATATAAGGTTCAATTTCTTCTCTGGTGGAGTTCCACAGCAGATCTTCACACAAAACCTTGAGATTCTTTTCATCAATGACAATCTTCTCACTCAAAAGTTACCTGAAAATTTAGCTTCAAGTTCAATATTCTTGCTCACTTTGGCTAACAATAAATTCGTCGGGCCGATACCGAGGGATCTTCCGAAGGCTTTGTCGGGTTTAACCGAAGTTGTTTTACTAAACAATGAATTAACAGGCTGTTTGCCTCATGAGATAGGTTATTTTCAAGAGGCTGTAGTTTTTGATGTTGGAAATAATCAACTTACTGGTCCTTTACCATTTTCTCTAAGCTGTCTTGAGAAAGTTGAGGTTGTTAATTTGGCTGGTAACATGTTTTATGGAATTGTTCCTGAGATTGTGTGTGCAG GATGTTGA